From the genome of Triticum aestivum cultivar Chinese Spring chromosome 3B, IWGSC CS RefSeq v2.1, whole genome shotgun sequence, one region includes:
- the LOC123066215 gene encoding uncharacterized protein At4g15970-like isoform X1 has translation MAISKTTQPSPAAIFLSGAASATALLVFFYTATAGPAWPTTTTEFTPQGSQAVARPASAPATKASSPTATNAVRSTRICSSAICYLICLTVSFAQTGGDDAFARMLRRAAMEDRTVIMTSVNEAWAAEGSLLDSFLESFRVGLNISHLVKHIVVVAMDEGALRRCRAVHPHCHLLLPDVHGLDLSGAKTYMTKDYLDLVWSKLRLQHRVLLLGYNLLFTDVDVAWFRDPRVHITAAADITTSSDFYFGDPDDLGNYPNTGFIYFKATARNARAMAYWHAARARFPENHDQFVFNEIKRELAAPPIGVRIRFVDSKHVSGFCQLGRDLNRIATVHMTCCIGLENKLHDLRRVVEDWRRYVSRPEWERRAGKIGWRFEGGKCIH, from the exons ATGGCGATCTCCAAGACCACCCAGCCCTCGCCGGCGGCCATCTTCCTCTCAGGGGCGGCCTCAGCGACTGCGCTGCTCGTCTTCTTCTACACCGCCACCGCAGGCCCCGCGTGGCCCACGACGACGACGGAGTTCACTCCTCAGGGAAGCCAGGCGGTGGCTCGGCCGGCTTCTGCACCGGCGACGAAGGCTTCTTCTCCTACCGCTACCAATGCGGTACGATCTACTCGTATTTGCTCTTCGGCCATTTGCTATCTAATCTGCTTAACGGTTTCCTTTGCGCAGACAGGCGGCGACGACGCGTTCGCGCGGATGCTGCGGCGGGCGGCCATGGAGGACCGGACGGTGATCATGACGTCGGTGAACGAGGCGTGGGCGGCGGAGGGGTCGCTGCTGGACTCCTTCCTCGAGAGCTTCCGCGTGGGGCTCAACATCTCGCACCTGGTGAAGCACATCGTGGTggtggccatggacgagggcgCGCTCCGCCGGTGCCGCGCCGTGCACCCGCACTGCCACCTGCTGCTCCCGGACGTCCACGGCCTCGACCTCTCCGGCGCCAAGACCTACATGACCAAGGACTACCTCGACCTCGTCTGGAGCAAGCTCCGGCTCCAGcaccgcgtcctcctcctcggctaCAACCTCCTCTTCACG GACGTGGACGTGGCGTGGTTCCGGGACCCGCGGGTGCACATCACGGCGGCGGCGGACATCACGACGTCGAGCGACTTCTACTTCGGCGACCCGGACGACCTGGGCAACTACCCAAACACGGGTTTCATCTACTTCAAGGCCACGGCCCGCAACGCGCGCGCCATGGCGTACTGGCACGCCGCCAGGGCGCGCTTCCCGGAGAACCACGACCAGTTCGTCTTCAACGAGATCAAGCGGGAGCTGGCGGCGCCGCCCATCGGCGTCCGGATCAGGTTCGTCGACAGCAAGCACGTCAGCGGCTTCTGCCAGCTCGGGCGCGACCTGAACCGCATCGCCACCGTGCACATGACCTGCTGCATCGGCCTGGAGAACAAGCTGCACGACCTCCGGCGCGTCGTGGAGGACTGGAGGCGCTACGTGTCGCGCCCGGAGTGGGAGCGCCGGGCCGGCAAGATCGGGTGGAGGTTCGAGGGAGGCAAGTGCATACATTGA
- the LOC123066215 gene encoding uncharacterized protein At4g15970-like isoform X2, producing the protein MAISKTTQPSPAAIFLSGAASATALLVFFYTATAGPAWPTTTTEFTPQGSQAVARPASAPATKASSPTATNATGGDDAFARMLRRAAMEDRTVIMTSVNEAWAAEGSLLDSFLESFRVGLNISHLVKHIVVVAMDEGALRRCRAVHPHCHLLLPDVHGLDLSGAKTYMTKDYLDLVWSKLRLQHRVLLLGYNLLFTDVDVAWFRDPRVHITAAADITTSSDFYFGDPDDLGNYPNTGFIYFKATARNARAMAYWHAARARFPENHDQFVFNEIKRELAAPPIGVRIRFVDSKHVSGFCQLGRDLNRIATVHMTCCIGLENKLHDLRRVVEDWRRYVSRPEWERRAGKIGWRFEGGKCIH; encoded by the exons ATGGCGATCTCCAAGACCACCCAGCCCTCGCCGGCGGCCATCTTCCTCTCAGGGGCGGCCTCAGCGACTGCGCTGCTCGTCTTCTTCTACACCGCCACCGCAGGCCCCGCGTGGCCCACGACGACGACGGAGTTCACTCCTCAGGGAAGCCAGGCGGTGGCTCGGCCGGCTTCTGCACCGGCGACGAAGGCTTCTTCTCCTACCGCTACCAATGCG ACAGGCGGCGACGACGCGTTCGCGCGGATGCTGCGGCGGGCGGCCATGGAGGACCGGACGGTGATCATGACGTCGGTGAACGAGGCGTGGGCGGCGGAGGGGTCGCTGCTGGACTCCTTCCTCGAGAGCTTCCGCGTGGGGCTCAACATCTCGCACCTGGTGAAGCACATCGTGGTggtggccatggacgagggcgCGCTCCGCCGGTGCCGCGCCGTGCACCCGCACTGCCACCTGCTGCTCCCGGACGTCCACGGCCTCGACCTCTCCGGCGCCAAGACCTACATGACCAAGGACTACCTCGACCTCGTCTGGAGCAAGCTCCGGCTCCAGcaccgcgtcctcctcctcggctaCAACCTCCTCTTCACG GACGTGGACGTGGCGTGGTTCCGGGACCCGCGGGTGCACATCACGGCGGCGGCGGACATCACGACGTCGAGCGACTTCTACTTCGGCGACCCGGACGACCTGGGCAACTACCCAAACACGGGTTTCATCTACTTCAAGGCCACGGCCCGCAACGCGCGCGCCATGGCGTACTGGCACGCCGCCAGGGCGCGCTTCCCGGAGAACCACGACCAGTTCGTCTTCAACGAGATCAAGCGGGAGCTGGCGGCGCCGCCCATCGGCGTCCGGATCAGGTTCGTCGACAGCAAGCACGTCAGCGGCTTCTGCCAGCTCGGGCGCGACCTGAACCGCATCGCCACCGTGCACATGACCTGCTGCATCGGCCTGGAGAACAAGCTGCACGACCTCCGGCGCGTCGTGGAGGACTGGAGGCGCTACGTGTCGCGCCCGGAGTGGGAGCGCCGGGCCGGCAAGATCGGGTGGAGGTTCGAGGGAGGCAAGTGCATACATTGA